From one Burkholderia pyrrocinia genomic stretch:
- a CDS encoding amidohydrolase family protein — MTDRIFINAVDAGGQPINLVVRDGRFTAIGADCAAAPGTETIDLDGRVVLPGFVDGHIHLDKSFVGDRWVPHEPVGSLRERLVVEKRLLAAAPPIVERANALIAQAAAFGTVAMRSHVDVDATTGLSNLQAVMAAREQWRGIVDIELVAFPQAGVVTCPGTADILDAAVREGADVVGGIDPTTLDGDADGQLDIVFGIAEKRGAKIDIHLHEPGETGIAQLLRIAARTRAAGLGGRVNVSHAYALGEVGYDDVQRTAAALAEAGVSILTNAPGDCAFPPVQQLRDAGVHVFAGNDNIRDAWWPYGNGDMLQRAMMVGYRSGFYTDEALGVALDMATHAGARAIGKENYGIAVGCDATFVAVRAPNAAAAVAGVPAERRVFRRGESDTGAPFAPSLRFTR, encoded by the coding sequence ATGACCGATCGTATTTTCATCAACGCCGTCGACGCCGGCGGCCAGCCTATCAACCTCGTCGTTCGTGACGGCCGCTTCACCGCGATCGGCGCCGATTGCGCGGCTGCGCCCGGCACGGAGACGATCGACCTCGACGGCCGCGTCGTGCTGCCCGGTTTCGTCGACGGCCACATTCACCTCGACAAGAGTTTCGTCGGCGATCGCTGGGTGCCGCACGAACCGGTCGGCTCGCTGCGCGAGCGGCTCGTGGTCGAGAAGCGCCTGCTCGCGGCCGCGCCGCCGATCGTCGAGCGCGCGAACGCACTGATCGCGCAGGCCGCCGCATTCGGCACGGTCGCGATGCGTAGCCACGTCGACGTCGATGCGACGACGGGCCTGTCGAACCTGCAGGCCGTGATGGCCGCGCGCGAACAATGGCGCGGGATCGTCGACATCGAACTCGTCGCGTTTCCGCAGGCCGGCGTCGTGACGTGCCCGGGCACCGCCGACATCCTCGACGCGGCCGTGCGCGAAGGCGCGGACGTGGTCGGCGGGATCGACCCGACGACGCTCGACGGCGACGCGGATGGCCAGCTCGACATCGTGTTCGGCATCGCCGAGAAGCGCGGCGCGAAGATCGACATCCACCTGCACGAGCCGGGCGAAACGGGCATCGCGCAACTGCTGCGGATCGCGGCGCGCACGCGTGCGGCGGGGCTCGGCGGGCGCGTGAACGTGAGCCATGCGTATGCGCTCGGCGAAGTCGGTTACGACGATGTTCAACGCACCGCCGCGGCCCTCGCCGAAGCCGGCGTGTCGATCCTGACGAATGCGCCCGGCGACTGCGCGTTTCCGCCGGTGCAGCAGTTGCGCGATGCGGGCGTGCACGTGTTCGCGGGCAACGACAACATCCGCGACGCGTGGTGGCCGTACGGCAACGGCGACATGCTGCAGCGCGCGATGATGGTCGGCTATCGGTCGGGCTTCTACACCGACGAAGCGCTCGGCGTCGCGCTCGACATGGCGACGCATGCCGGCGCTCGCGCGATCGGCAAGGAGAACTACGGAATCGCGGTCGGCTGCGACGCGACGTTCGTCGCGGTGCGCGCGCCGAATGCGGCGGCGGCCGTCGCGGGCGTGCCGGCCGAACGCCGGGTGTTCCGCCGCGGCGAAAGCGACACCGGCGCGCCGTTCGCCCCGTCGCTGCGCTTCACGCGCTGA
- a CDS encoding amidohydrolase family protein, with product MTNLLIRNVRTSADAALDILIEDDRIARVGPSLDAPAGCAIEDGAGALALPGLVEGHTHLDKTHWGMPWYRNQVGPRLVDRIENERHYRATSGHDAGAASLALARAFLAAGTTRIRTHVDVDTEAGLRHLHGVLATRETLRGQVEIQIVAFPQSGVLKRPGTDALLSDALGAGADLLGGLDPCAIEGDPVEAVDVLFAIAERHGRGLDIHLHERASMGAYSLDLILQRTAAHGMQGKVTISHGFCLGDIAERERDALLARMAELGVAIVTTAPAAVPVPPVAACRAAGVTVIGGNDGVRDTWTPYGSPDMLERAMLIGMRNDFRRDDALEVALDCVTHSAARGCGFADYGLQPGGRADVVLVDALTFAEAVVARPVRRLVVSSGKIVARNGALV from the coding sequence ATGACGAACCTGCTGATCCGCAACGTCCGCACGAGCGCCGACGCTGCGCTCGACATCCTGATCGAAGACGATCGCATCGCGCGCGTCGGCCCGTCGCTCGACGCGCCCGCCGGCTGCGCGATCGAGGACGGCGCGGGCGCGCTCGCGCTGCCCGGCCTCGTCGAAGGCCACACGCACCTCGACAAGACGCACTGGGGAATGCCGTGGTATCGCAACCAGGTCGGGCCGCGCCTCGTCGACCGCATCGAGAACGAACGGCACTATCGCGCGACGAGCGGCCATGACGCGGGCGCCGCATCGCTCGCGCTGGCGCGCGCGTTCCTCGCGGCCGGCACGACGCGCATCCGCACGCACGTCGACGTCGATACCGAAGCCGGGTTGCGGCACCTGCACGGTGTGCTCGCGACGCGCGAGACGCTGCGCGGGCAGGTTGAAATCCAGATCGTCGCGTTTCCGCAATCGGGCGTGCTCAAGCGGCCGGGTACCGACGCGCTGTTGTCCGACGCGCTCGGCGCCGGCGCCGATCTGCTCGGCGGGCTCGACCCGTGCGCGATCGAAGGCGATCCGGTCGAGGCGGTGGACGTGCTGTTCGCGATCGCCGAGCGCCACGGCCGCGGGCTCGACATCCACCTGCACGAGCGCGCGTCGATGGGCGCGTATTCGCTCGACCTGATCCTGCAGCGCACGGCCGCGCACGGCATGCAGGGCAAGGTCACGATCAGCCACGGGTTCTGTCTCGGCGATATCGCCGAACGCGAGCGCGATGCGCTGCTCGCGCGGATGGCCGAACTCGGCGTCGCGATCGTCACGACCGCGCCGGCGGCGGTGCCGGTGCCGCCGGTGGCCGCGTGCCGCGCGGCGGGCGTGACCGTCATCGGCGGCAACGACGGCGTGCGCGACACGTGGACGCCGTACGGTTCGCCCGACATGCTCGAACGCGCGATGCTGATCGGCATGCGCAACGACTTCCGCCGCGACGATGCGCTCGAAGTCGCGCTCGACTGCGTGACGCATAGCGCGGCGCGCGGTTGCGGTTTTGCCGACTACGGGCTGCAGCCGGGCGGCCGCGCTGATGTCGTGCTCGTCGATGCGCTGACGTTCGCCGAGGCCGTCGTCGCGCGGCCGGTGCGGCGTCTCGTCGTGTCGTCGGGGAAGATCGTCGCGCGCAACGGCGCGCTGGTCTGA
- a CDS encoding nuclear transport factor 2 family protein: protein MRRTTAARAARWMAAALFAVTAAHAVAAGPNDAQQEANRRAVLAFYEKGLNEKDADAALAYVGERYVQHNPNAADGRDGFRKFVAFLRDKYPQSHSEIKRSFVDGDYVILHVHAVREPGTRGSAIMDIFRLENGKIVEHWDVNQPVPEQAANGNTMF from the coding sequence ATGCGACGCACGACAGCGGCACGGGCCGCACGATGGATGGCGGCGGCCCTGTTCGCCGTGACCGCCGCGCATGCGGTGGCGGCCGGCCCGAACGACGCGCAGCAGGAAGCCAATCGGCGGGCCGTGCTCGCGTTCTACGAAAAAGGCTTGAACGAGAAAGACGCGGACGCCGCGCTCGCGTATGTCGGCGAGCGTTACGTGCAGCACAACCCGAACGCGGCCGATGGCCGCGACGGCTTCCGCAAGTTCGTCGCGTTCCTGCGCGACAAGTATCCGCAGTCGCACAGCGAGATCAAACGCTCGTTCGTCGACGGCGACTACGTGATCCTGCACGTGCACGCGGTGCGCGAACCCGGCACGCGCGGCAGCGCGATCATGGACATCTTCCGGCTGGAGAACGGCAAGATCGTCGAGCACTGGGACGTCAACCAGCCGGTGCCCGAGCAGGCCGCGAACGGGAACACGATGTTCTGA
- a CDS encoding LysR family transcriptional regulator — protein MNRPLFDLDLLRALVMVADCGSFTTASARLHSTQSTVSQKVRRLEEIAGHRLLDRGTRDVRPTDAGVTVLSYARRMLALNDEMLEALSGATVALTIRLGVPDDFAAGRTTHALAAFNRAHPQVKLEVMCGLSRDISAAYDRGELDLVLIKQRRDSREAVVRWPEKLRWIDSAKHPSIDLDPVPIVVFPPRGLYRDDMIKAIEERGRRWRISFTTSSLSGIQAAVADGLGISVLPARVVTDEHTVLTAKQGFAPIEHMDIAILHRPTADPMVSELTKTLAAMLEHEE, from the coding sequence ATGAATAGACCCCTGTTCGACCTCGACCTGCTGCGCGCGCTCGTGATGGTCGCCGACTGCGGCAGCTTCACGACGGCCTCCGCGCGCCTGCACTCGACGCAGTCGACGGTGAGTCAGAAGGTGCGCCGGCTCGAGGAAATCGCCGGACACCGCCTGCTCGACCGCGGCACGCGCGACGTGCGGCCGACCGACGCGGGCGTGACGGTGCTCAGCTATGCGCGGCGCATGCTCGCGCTGAACGACGAGATGCTGGAAGCGCTGTCGGGCGCAACGGTCGCACTGACGATCCGGCTCGGCGTGCCCGACGATTTCGCGGCGGGCCGCACGACCCATGCACTCGCCGCGTTCAATCGCGCGCATCCGCAGGTCAAGCTCGAAGTGATGTGCGGGCTGAGCCGCGACATCAGCGCCGCATACGACCGTGGCGAGCTCGACCTCGTCTTGATCAAGCAGCGCCGCGACAGCCGCGAGGCCGTCGTGCGCTGGCCCGAGAAATTGCGCTGGATCGACAGCGCGAAGCATCCGTCGATCGATCTCGACCCGGTGCCGATCGTCGTGTTTCCGCCGCGCGGGCTCTATCGCGACGACATGATCAAGGCGATCGAGGAGCGCGGCCGCCGCTGGCGGATCAGCTTCACGACGTCGAGCCTGAGCGGCATCCAGGCCGCGGTCGCGGACGGGCTCGGCATCAGCGTGCTGCCCGCGCGCGTGGTGACGGACGAGCACACCGTGCTGACCGCGAAGCAGGGTTTCGCGCCGATCGAGCACATGGACATCGCGATCCTGCATCGGCCGACGGCCGACCCGATGGTCAGCGAGCTGACGAAGACGCTCGCGGCGATGCTGGAGCACGAGGAATAG
- a CDS encoding ankyrin repeat domain-containing protein, producing the protein MFFRRIAIIGSFALTTLTSAVAAADGGALEGRLRSAADRGEAGEVRTLLERGAQVDARDRQGRTALLIATHGNHVDAARVLIEAGADVNAKDAIQDSPYLYAGARGYLDILRLTLAHGADLRSTNRYRGTALIPAAERGHVDTVRTLIDAGVNVDHVNRLGWTALLEAIMLGDGSERYVRIVQLLVDGHADVNLADSNGETPLQHARRRGYGEIERVLVGAGAR; encoded by the coding sequence ATGTTTTTCAGACGGATCGCGATCATCGGCTCGTTTGCATTGACGACGCTTACGTCGGCCGTGGCGGCCGCCGACGGCGGCGCGCTCGAGGGCCGGCTACGCAGCGCAGCCGACCGCGGCGAAGCCGGCGAGGTGCGCACGCTGCTCGAGCGCGGCGCGCAGGTCGATGCGCGCGACAGGCAGGGCCGCACCGCACTGCTGATCGCGACGCACGGCAATCACGTCGATGCGGCGCGCGTGCTGATCGAAGCAGGCGCGGATGTCAACGCGAAGGATGCGATCCAGGACAGTCCGTATCTGTATGCCGGTGCGCGTGGCTATCTCGACATCCTGCGGCTGACGCTCGCGCACGGCGCGGACCTGCGCAGCACGAACCGCTATCGCGGCACGGCGCTGATTCCGGCGGCGGAGCGCGGTCATGTCGACACGGTGCGCACGTTGATCGACGCGGGCGTGAACGTCGACCACGTGAACCGGCTCGGCTGGACCGCGCTGCTGGAGGCGATCATGCTCGGCGACGGCAGCGAGCGTTATGTGCGGATCGTGCAGTTGCTCGTCGACGGGCATGCGGACGTCAATCTCGCGGATTCGAACGGCGAGACGCCGCTGCAGCATGCGCGGCGGCGCGGGTATGGGGAGATCGAGCGGGTGCTGGTGGGGGCGGGGGCGCGGTAG